A genomic stretch from Halichoerus grypus chromosome 7, mHalGry1.hap1.1, whole genome shotgun sequence includes:
- the IKZF5 gene encoding zinc finger protein Pegasus, producing MGEKKPEPLDFVKDFQEYLTQQTHHVNMISGSVSGDKEAETLQGAGTDGDQNGLDHPSVEVSLDENSGMLVDGFERTFDGKLKCRYCNYASKGTARLIEHIRIHTGEKPHRCHLCPFASAYERHLEAHMRSHTGEKPYKCELCSFRCSDRSNLSHHRRRKHKMVPIKGTRSSLSSKKMWGVLQKKTSNLGYSRRALINLSPPSMVVQKPDYLNDFTHEIPNIQTDSYESMAKTTSTGGLPRDPQELMVDNPLNQLSTLAGQLSSLPPENQNPASPDVVPCPDEKPFMMQQPSAQAVVAAVSASIPQSSSPTSPEPRPSHSQRNYSPVAGPSSEPSAHTSTPSIGNSQPSTPAPTLPVQDPQLLHHCQHCDMYFADNILYTIHMGCHGYENPFQCNICGCKCKNKYDFACHFARGQHNQH from the exons ATGGGTGAAAAGAAACCAGAGCCTTTGGACTTCGTGAAAGATTTCCAGGAATATCTGACTCAGCAGACTCATCATGTGAACATGATTTCTGGATCAGTTAGTGGGGACAAAGAAGCAGAGACTCTTCAGGGAG CTGGAACAGATGGTGATCAGAATGGACTTGATCACCCATCTGTTGAAGTTTCCCTGGATGAAAACTCAGGAATGTTAGTAGACGGGTTTGAAAGGACCTTTGATGGGAAGCTCAAGTGTCGGTACTGCAACTATGCCAGCAAAGGAACAGCCCGGCTTATCGAACATATTAGAATCCACACAG gtGAGAAACCTCATAGATGTCACTTATGTCCATTTGCATCTGCTTATGAGCGTCATCTGGAAGCCCACATGCGTTCCCATACCGGAGAAAAACCATACAAATGTGAATTATGTTCCTTCCGCTGCAGTGATCGAAGTAACCTGTCCCATCATCGAAGGCGCAAGCATAAAATGGTACCAATTAAAGGTACTAGGTCTTCCTTAAGCAGCAAGAAAATGTGGGGAGttttacagaagaaaacaagCAATCTGGGCTATAGCAGAAGAGCATTAATCAATTTAAGTCCACCTTCCATGGTGGTTCAGAAGCCAGACTACCTTAACGATTTTACCCATGAAATCCCAAATATCCAGACTGACTCCTATGAAAGTATGGCAAAAACCACATCAACTGGTGGCCTACCAAGGGACCCCCAAGAACTCATGGTTGACAACCCTTTAAATCAGCTCTCAACCCTGGCAGGACAGTTGTCTAGTTTGCCACCAGAAAACCAAAACCCTGCATCTCCTGATGTAGTTCCCTGCCCTGACGAGAAGCCTTTCATGATGCAGCAGCCCTCTGCCCAAGCAGTGGTTGCTGCCGTGTCCGCAAGTATTCCTCAGAGCTCCTCTCCCACGAGCCCGGAACCTCGGCCGTCACATAGTCAGAGGAACTACAGTCCGGTGGCAGGTCCGAGCAGTGAACCAAGTGCCCACACGAGTACTCCCAGCATAGGAAACAGCCAGCCGAGCACTCCAGCTCCGACCCTCCCGGTCCAGGACCCGCAGCTTCTGCACCACTGCCAGCACTGTGATATGTACTTTGCCGACAATATCCTTTACACTATTCATATGGGATGTCATGGGTATGAAAATCCTTTTCAGTGTAACATATGTGGTTGCAAATGTAAAAACAAGTATGATTTTGCCTGTCATTTTGCAAGGGGACAGCATAACCAACACTGA